From one Trifolium pratense cultivar HEN17-A07 linkage group LG1, ARS_RC_1.1, whole genome shotgun sequence genomic stretch:
- the LOC123903136 gene encoding protein NRT1/ PTR FAMILY 5.2-like isoform X1 has product MEDGRVVSDELTQDGSVNLKGKPILKSKTGCWKACSFFVVYEVFERMAYYGISSNLILYLIKKLHQGTVTSSTNVTNWVGTIWITPILGAYVADAYLGRYWTFVTASVIYLLGMSMLTLSVSLPSLKPPECHEIDVTKCKKASTLQLAVFYGALYTLAVGTGGTKPNISTIGADQFDEFDTKEKKHKLSFFNWWMFSIFIGTLFANSILVYIQDNVGWTLGYALPTLGLAIAIIIFLVGTPFYRHKVPTGSPFTKMAKVIVAAIKKWNVPIPNDPKELYELDLEEYAKKGNVRIDSTPTLRFLNKACVKSNSSTSSWVLCPITHVEETKQMLRMIPIWVATFIPSTMIAQINTLFVKQGTTLDRGIGSFQIPPASLGTFVTLSMLISVVLYDRVFVKIMQKLTKNPRGITLLQRMGIGIIIHIVIMVVATFTEKYRLSVAKKHGVVENGGLVPLSIFILLPQFILMGTADAFLEVAKIEFFYDQAPESMKSLGTSYSMTSLGIGNFISTFLLSTVSHITEKHGHQGWILNNLNASHLDYYYAFLAILNILNFIFFFIVTKFYVYRAEISDSIKVLAEELKEKTSVVSHQVIPRD; this is encoded by the exons ATGGAAGATGGGAGGGTGGTGAGTGATGAGTTGACACAAGATGGAAGTGTTAATCTTAAAGGGAAACCAATTCTCAAATCCAAAACTGGTTGTTGGAAAGCTTGCTCCTTCTTTGTTG TGTATGAGGTATTTGAGAGAATGGCTTATTATGGGATATCATCAAATTTGATCTTATATTTGATAAAGAAGCTTCATCAAGGTACTGTGACTTCTTCTACCAATGTCACCAATTGGGTTGGTACCATTTGGATCACTCCAATATTAGGTGCTTATGTTGCTGATGCCTACCTTGGCCGCTATTGGACTTTTGTCACTGCCTCTGTTATCTATCTATTG GGTATGTCTATGCTTACACTATCAGTTTCCCTTCCAAGCCTAAAACCACCTGAGTGCCATGAAATAGATGTGACAAAATGCAAAAAAGCTTCCACACTACAACTAGCTGTGTTCTATGGTGCACTATACACTCTAGCAGTTGGAACAGGTGGAACCAAGCCCAACATTTCTACCATTGGTGCTGATCAATTTGATGAGTTTGacacaaaagagaaaaaacataAACTCTCATTCTTCAATTGGTGGATGTTTAGCATTTTTATTGGGACCCTTTTTGCAAATTCTATTTTAGTTTACATACAAGATAATGTTGGTTGGACTCTTGGTTATGCACTTCCAACTCTTGGACTTGCAATAGCTATCATCATATTTTTGGTAGGTACACCTTTCTATAGACATAAAGTACCTACAGGGAGTCCTTTCACTAAAATGGCTAAGGTTATAGTGGCTGCTATAAAGAAATGGAATGTTCCTATTCCTAATGACCCTAAAGAACTATATGAGCTTGATTTGGAAGAGTATGCAAAGAAAGGAAATGTTAGAATTGATTCCACTCCTACATTGAG GTTCCTCAACAAGGCATGTGTCAAGTCTAATTCAAGTACTAGTTCATGGGTGTTATGCCCTATCACACATGTAGAAGAGACCAAACAAATGCTAAGAATGATCCCCATTTGGGTTGCTACATTTATCCCAAGTACAATGATTGCTCAAATAAATACCCTTTTTGTGAAACAAGGAACTACACTTGATAGAGGCATTGGAAGTTTCCAAATTCCACCAGCAAGTTTAGGTACATTTGTGACTCTATCAATGCTTATAAGTGTTGTACTCTATGATCGTGTCTTTGTGAAGATTATGCAAAAACTTACCAAGAATCCTAGAGGAATTACTCTCCTTCAAAGAATGGGAATAGGAATCATAATCCATATAGTGATTATGGTTGTTGCAACTTTCACTGAAAAATATAGACTTAGTGTAGCAAAAAAACACGGTGTAGTCGAAAACGGAGGATTGGTTCCATTAAGCATATTCATTTTGCTTCCTCAGTTTATACTTATGGGAACAGCTGATGCATTCTTAGAGGTTGCTAAGATTGAATTCTTCTATGATCAAGCACCAGAAAGCATGAAGAGTCTTGGAACTTCTTATTCAATGACTAGCTTAGGCATTGGAAATTTCATTAGTACTTTTCTTCTATCAACAGTTTCACATATCACTGAGAAACATGGTCATCAAGGGTGGATTTTGAATAACCTTAATGCTTCTCATCTTGATTACTATTATGCATTTTTGGCTATATTAAACATCTTGAActttatattcttctttattgttACAAAGTTTTATGTATATAGAGCTGAAATTTCAGATTCTATAAAAGTCCTTGCAGAAGAATTGAAGGAGAAAACAAGTGTTGTGTCACACCAAGTGATTCCAAGAGACTAG
- the LOC123903136 gene encoding protein NRT1/ PTR FAMILY 5.2-like isoform X2 — MFSSCLVATPKQVYEVFERMAYYGISSNLILYLIKKLHQGTVTSSTNVTNWVGTIWITPILGAYVADAYLGRYWTFVTASVIYLLGMSMLTLSVSLPSLKPPECHEIDVTKCKKASTLQLAVFYGALYTLAVGTGGTKPNISTIGADQFDEFDTKEKKHKLSFFNWWMFSIFIGTLFANSILVYIQDNVGWTLGYALPTLGLAIAIIIFLVGTPFYRHKVPTGSPFTKMAKVIVAAIKKWNVPIPNDPKELYELDLEEYAKKGNVRIDSTPTLRFLNKACVKSNSSTSSWVLCPITHVEETKQMLRMIPIWVATFIPSTMIAQINTLFVKQGTTLDRGIGSFQIPPASLGTFVTLSMLISVVLYDRVFVKIMQKLTKNPRGITLLQRMGIGIIIHIVIMVVATFTEKYRLSVAKKHGVVENGGLVPLSIFILLPQFILMGTADAFLEVAKIEFFYDQAPESMKSLGTSYSMTSLGIGNFISTFLLSTVSHITEKHGHQGWILNNLNASHLDYYYAFLAILNILNFIFFFIVTKFYVYRAEISDSIKVLAEELKEKTSVVSHQVIPRD, encoded by the exons ATGTTTTCATCCTGCCTCGTTGCCACGCCTAAGCAAG TGTATGAGGTATTTGAGAGAATGGCTTATTATGGGATATCATCAAATTTGATCTTATATTTGATAAAGAAGCTTCATCAAGGTACTGTGACTTCTTCTACCAATGTCACCAATTGGGTTGGTACCATTTGGATCACTCCAATATTAGGTGCTTATGTTGCTGATGCCTACCTTGGCCGCTATTGGACTTTTGTCACTGCCTCTGTTATCTATCTATTG GGTATGTCTATGCTTACACTATCAGTTTCCCTTCCAAGCCTAAAACCACCTGAGTGCCATGAAATAGATGTGACAAAATGCAAAAAAGCTTCCACACTACAACTAGCTGTGTTCTATGGTGCACTATACACTCTAGCAGTTGGAACAGGTGGAACCAAGCCCAACATTTCTACCATTGGTGCTGATCAATTTGATGAGTTTGacacaaaagagaaaaaacataAACTCTCATTCTTCAATTGGTGGATGTTTAGCATTTTTATTGGGACCCTTTTTGCAAATTCTATTTTAGTTTACATACAAGATAATGTTGGTTGGACTCTTGGTTATGCACTTCCAACTCTTGGACTTGCAATAGCTATCATCATATTTTTGGTAGGTACACCTTTCTATAGACATAAAGTACCTACAGGGAGTCCTTTCACTAAAATGGCTAAGGTTATAGTGGCTGCTATAAAGAAATGGAATGTTCCTATTCCTAATGACCCTAAAGAACTATATGAGCTTGATTTGGAAGAGTATGCAAAGAAAGGAAATGTTAGAATTGATTCCACTCCTACATTGAG GTTCCTCAACAAGGCATGTGTCAAGTCTAATTCAAGTACTAGTTCATGGGTGTTATGCCCTATCACACATGTAGAAGAGACCAAACAAATGCTAAGAATGATCCCCATTTGGGTTGCTACATTTATCCCAAGTACAATGATTGCTCAAATAAATACCCTTTTTGTGAAACAAGGAACTACACTTGATAGAGGCATTGGAAGTTTCCAAATTCCACCAGCAAGTTTAGGTACATTTGTGACTCTATCAATGCTTATAAGTGTTGTACTCTATGATCGTGTCTTTGTGAAGATTATGCAAAAACTTACCAAGAATCCTAGAGGAATTACTCTCCTTCAAAGAATGGGAATAGGAATCATAATCCATATAGTGATTATGGTTGTTGCAACTTTCACTGAAAAATATAGACTTAGTGTAGCAAAAAAACACGGTGTAGTCGAAAACGGAGGATTGGTTCCATTAAGCATATTCATTTTGCTTCCTCAGTTTATACTTATGGGAACAGCTGATGCATTCTTAGAGGTTGCTAAGATTGAATTCTTCTATGATCAAGCACCAGAAAGCATGAAGAGTCTTGGAACTTCTTATTCAATGACTAGCTTAGGCATTGGAAATTTCATTAGTACTTTTCTTCTATCAACAGTTTCACATATCACTGAGAAACATGGTCATCAAGGGTGGATTTTGAATAACCTTAATGCTTCTCATCTTGATTACTATTATGCATTTTTGGCTATATTAAACATCTTGAActttatattcttctttattgttACAAAGTTTTATGTATATAGAGCTGAAATTTCAGATTCTATAAAAGTCCTTGCAGAAGAATTGAAGGAGAAAACAAGTGTTGTGTCACACCAAGTGATTCCAAGAGACTAG
- the LOC123903147 gene encoding cyanate hydratase, giving the protein MAQNKANTVSQLQALKDKSGKSYTQLAEETGLTNVYVAQLLRRQAQLKPETAPKLRAALPDLTDELLHEMAKPPLRSYDPNLIQDPTVYRLNEAVMHFGESIKEIINEDFGDGIMSAIDFYCSVDKVKGVDGKDRVVLTLDGKYLPHSEQKTEHMVSRTRPLEKQ; this is encoded by the exons ATGGCGCAGAACAAAGCAAACACAGTGTCACAACTTCAAGCTTTGAAGGACAAAAGTGGCAAATCCTATACTCAGTTAGCAGAAGAAACAGGACTCACAAATGTCTATGTTGCTCAGCTTCTCAGAAGACAAGCTCAGCTCAAACCAGAAACTGCCCCTAAACTCCGGGCAGCACTGCCCGACCTGACCGATGAACTTCTCCATGAAATGGCCAAACCTCCTTTGAGGTCTTATGACCCTAATCTCATCCAAGACCCCACTGTTTACAG GTTGAATGAAGCTGTTATGCATTTTGGTGAGAGCATCAAAGAAATAATCAACGAGGATTTTGGTGATGGAAT CATGTCAGCAATAGACTTCTACTGCTCAGTTGACAAAGTTAAAGGAGTTGATGGGAAGGATCGTGTGGTACTTACACTCGATGGAAAATATTTACCACATTCAGAACAG AAAACAGAACATATGGTTTCAAGAACAAGGCCACTGGAGAAACAGTGA
- the LOC123903161 gene encoding multiple organellar RNA editing factor 2, chloroplastic-like, with the protein MARLLSLSTLPSSLLLPTNRLLSSSSSHRPCQATLSSSSRFTTIRCQVNRAGNSTYSPLNSGNSNFSERPPTDMAPLFPGCDYEHWLIVMDKPGGEGATKQQMIDCYIQTLAKVLGSEEEAKKKIYNVSCERYFGFGCEIDEETSNKLEGLPGVLFVLPDSYVDPENKDYGAELFVNGEIVQRSPERQRRVEPQPQRHQDRPRYNDRTRYVRRKENTR; encoded by the exons ATGGCAAGACTTCTTTCTCTCTCCACCCTCCCCTCCTCTCTTCTCCTCCCTACTAACCGTCTCCTCTCCTCCTCCTCATCCCACCGTCCCTGTCAAGCAACTCTATCCTCTTCCTCCCGATTCACAACCATCCGATGCCAAGTCAACCGTGCCGGAAATTCAACCTACTCCCCACTCAACTCAGGAAACTCCAATTTCAGCGAAAGACCACCCACTGATATGGCCCCACTTTTCCCTGGATGTGATTATGAACACTGGCTTATTGTTATGGATAAACCTGGCGGTGAAGGTGCTACTAAACAACAAATGATTGATTGTTACATTCAAACTCTCGCTAAGGTCCTTGGAAG TGAAGAGGAAGCTAAGAAGAAGATTTATAATGTTTCCTGTGAGAGGTACTTTGGATTTGGATGTGAGATTGATGAGGAGACATCTAATAAGCTGGAAG GGTTGCCTGGAGTTCTGTTTGTCCTCCCAGATTCATATGTTGATCCCGAAAACAAGGACTATGGTG CTGAATTATTTGTGAATGGAGAGATCGTCCAGAGGTCACCTGAAAGACAAAGAAGAGTGGAGCCACAGCCACAAAGGCATCAGGACAGACCAAGATACAATGATAGAACAAGGTATGTACGACGCAAAGAAAACACACGATAA